The following are from one region of the Candidatus Thermoplasmatota archaeon genome:
- a CDS encoding sulfite exporter TauE/SafE family protein translates to MDVAFAALTLALGLAAGFLSGLFGVGGGVVMVPAILLLVPDTGFHAAKAVSLLVISLATLVGVLRHRRAGNVDFRVGALLATTGLAGSVVGTAASLLVAGRVLEAGFGLFIAATGAQLARPGETRPRALAPRARAALLAAVGFAGGLLAGFFGVGGGIVMVPGMVLAGFGMHLAVGTSLVAVFGNAVAATATNVGYGFGDVLARLGLPIALGSLAGITLGVAAANRLHATRLRRLFGAFLIVVGIGMLVRAALGH, encoded by the coding sequence GTGGACGTCGCCTTCGCCGCCCTGACCCTCGCCCTGGGCCTCGCGGCGGGGTTCCTCTCGGGCCTCTTCGGGGTCGGCGGCGGCGTGGTCATGGTCCCCGCCATCCTCCTCCTCGTGCCCGACACCGGCTTCCACGCGGCGAAGGCGGTGAGCCTCCTCGTCATCAGCCTCGCGACGCTCGTGGGCGTCCTCCGGCACCGGCGCGCGGGGAACGTCGACTTCAGGGTCGGCGCGCTCCTCGCGACGACGGGCCTTGCGGGGAGCGTCGTCGGGACGGCCGCTTCGCTCCTCGTCGCGGGCCGCGTCCTCGAGGCGGGCTTCGGCCTCTTCATCGCCGCGACCGGCGCGCAGCTCGCCCGCCCGGGGGAGACGAGACCGCGCGCCCTTGCGCCCCGCGCGCGCGCCGCGCTCCTTGCGGCCGTCGGCTTCGCGGGCGGCCTCCTTGCGGGCTTCTTCGGGGTCGGCGGGGGCATCGTGATGGTGCCGGGCATGGTCCTCGCCGGATTCGGGATGCACCTCGCGGTCGGAACGAGCCTCGTGGCCGTCTTCGGGAACGCGGTCGCGGCGACGGCGACGAACGTCGGCTACGGGTTCGGGGACGTGCTCGCCCGCCTCGGCCTCCCGATCGCCCTCGGGAGCCTCGCGGGCATCACGCTCGGGGTCGCCGCCGCGAACCGGCTGCACGCGACGCGCCTGAGGAGGCTCTTCGGGGCCTTCCTCATCGTCGTGGGAATCGGGATGCTCGTTCGCGCCGCGCTCGGTCACTGA